The proteins below are encoded in one region of Clostridium estertheticum:
- a CDS encoding zinc ribbon-containing protein codes for MGNNLIKKRGELHMLHSTGEKPGNGKYVCKICGQKVILDDTTDTLPPCPKCKKTNYRKL; via the coding sequence ATTGGCAATAATTTAATAAAAAAAAGAGGTGAGTTACATATGCTACACTCAACTGGTGAAAAACCCGGGAATGGAAAATATGTTTGTAAAATTTGCGGGCAAAAGGTAATATTAGATGATACTACTGATACTTTACCTCCATGTCCTAAATGTAAAAAAACAAACTATAGAAAACTTTAA
- a CDS encoding L,D-transpeptidase, with product MRYYNYDEQSLYRAISYNIIVNVDAKKLNLFKEGKLFKTYPIATGKITTPTPKGDFKIINKASNPGGPFGAKWLGLNVPGGDYGIHGTNNPSSIGKSVSNGCIRTYNKNIIEIYNLVPVGTPVKIV from the coding sequence ATACGCTATTATAATTATGATGAACAAAGTCTTTATCGTGCTATTAGCTATAACATTATAGTTAATGTTGATGCTAAAAAGCTAAATTTATTTAAGGAAGGAAAGTTATTTAAGACATATCCTATAGCAACAGGTAAAATTACTACACCTACACCTAAGGGAGATTTTAAAATTATAAATAAGGCCTCCAATCCAGGAGGCCCATTTGGTGCAAAATGGCTTGGGCTAAATGTTCCTGGTGGAGACTATGGAATTCACGGTACTAATAACCCAAGTTCTATTGGTAAGTCTGTTTCTAATGGATGTATAAGAACTTATAACAAGAATATAATTGAAATTTATAATTTAGTACCCGTAGGAACTCCGGTAAAAATTGTGTGA
- a CDS encoding MurR/RpiR family transcriptional regulator, translated as MENSKQDLMRTIQLKLPRLSKGQKLIAEYILKHYDKAAFMTADKLGESIGVSESTVVRFASELGFSGYPKLQKSLQQLIRNKLTTVQRIELSNDYMTQENALKSVLKADMENIKTTLENINYETFDEIVNSLFKAKKIYIIGLRDSSSLAEFLGFYLNFILDNVKVVAYGVSDIFEQLLNVDEQDIVIGIGFPRYTMRTIEALDFAKSKNANIIVITDSLLSPLAEKANYTLIAQSNMTSFVDSLVAPFSVINALIIAVGLREKEKISSTFSTLENIWEEYKVYK; from the coding sequence ATGGAAAATAGTAAACAAGATTTGATGAGAACTATTCAACTTAAACTTCCACGTTTAAGTAAAGGTCAAAAACTGATAGCCGAATATATTCTAAAACATTATGATAAAGCAGCGTTTATGACAGCTGATAAATTAGGTGAAAGTATAGGAGTTAGTGAATCAACTGTTGTAAGATTTGCAAGCGAGTTAGGATTTAGTGGTTATCCTAAACTACAAAAATCTCTTCAACAATTAATTAGAAATAAATTAACAACTGTGCAAAGAATTGAATTATCTAATGATTACATGACCCAAGAAAATGCACTAAAGAGTGTATTAAAGGCTGATATGGAAAACATTAAAACCACTTTAGAAAATATAAATTATGAAACTTTTGATGAGATAGTTAATTCACTATTTAAAGCTAAAAAAATATATATAATTGGGCTAAGGGACTCATCTTCATTAGCTGAATTCTTAGGCTTTTATTTAAATTTTATTTTAGATAATGTTAAGGTAGTTGCATATGGTGTTAGTGACATATTTGAGCAGTTGCTTAATGTTGATGAACAAGACATAGTGATTGGTATAGGGTTTCCTAGATATACGATGAGGACAATTGAGGCTTTAGACTTTGCTAAAAGCAAAAATGCCAATATTATAGTAATTACAGATAGTTTATTATCTCCATTAGCGGAGAAGGCTAACTATACTCTAATAGCACAAAGTAATATGACTTCCTTTGTTGATTCCTTAGTAGCGCCATTTAGTGTAATAAATGCGTTAATCATAGCTGTTGGATTAAGAGAAAAAGAAAAAATTTCAAGTACGTTTTCTACTCTAGAGAATATATGGGAAGAATATAAAGTTTATAAATAA